One part of the Mycolicibacterium aromaticivorans JS19b1 = JCM 16368 genome encodes these proteins:
- a CDS encoding glycoside hydrolase family 15 protein has protein sequence MTATIPEPHVLREYALLADGQRGALIGPRGDIAWMCAPRWADDAVFSSLIGGNSVWALTPVARFVWGGHYEDGTLIWRSRWVSTEGIVECREALAYPGDAHRAVLMRRVMAIRGEARLDMNFRPAAGFGHDQMTHLTRDEQGCWHAIAGDLRIRVSGAPGATPAHGDGGSALHARLVVPEGGTHDLVVEISDQPAEGRLPNPDMLWESTENSWRRAVPAMHASNARRDARHAYAVLRGLTTPAGGMVAAATTSLPERAEQGRNYDYRYVWIRDQCYAGQAVAVDGPHPLMDDAVAFVTDRLLADGPQLRPAYTIDGGVVPNQRSLHLPGYPGGSDILGNHANCQFQLDALGEALLLFAAAARHDHLHTDAYNATVAAVGAIAQRWQQPDAGIWELDNRHWTHSRLICVAGLRAIAGQVGGRDGGRWSGLADAILASTDDCVHPSGRWQRAPDDSRMDAALLTPALRGALPARDPRSLATVAALSADLVDDQFVYRFRHDDRPLAAAEGAFLLCGFWAALAHHQLGDEVTAMRYFERNRAACGPPGLLCEEYDVEQRQLRGNLPQAFVHALLLETSLTLGHPSGGQVSGEDSGHPIQALKESL, from the coding sequence GTGACCGCGACGATTCCTGAACCTCATGTGTTACGCGAGTATGCGCTGTTGGCCGATGGGCAGCGCGGTGCGCTGATCGGGCCGCGTGGGGACATCGCCTGGATGTGTGCGCCGCGTTGGGCTGACGACGCCGTCTTCAGTAGCTTGATCGGCGGTAACAGCGTGTGGGCCCTCACGCCGGTGGCGAGGTTCGTCTGGGGTGGCCACTACGAGGACGGCACCCTGATCTGGCGATCCCGCTGGGTGAGCACAGAGGGCATCGTCGAATGCCGGGAAGCGTTGGCCTATCCCGGCGATGCGCACCGGGCGGTGCTGATGCGTCGGGTGATGGCGATCCGTGGCGAGGCTCGACTCGACATGAACTTCCGCCCGGCAGCCGGATTCGGTCACGACCAAATGACGCATCTGACCCGAGACGAGCAGGGCTGCTGGCACGCCATCGCCGGCGACCTGCGTATTCGAGTGTCCGGAGCACCCGGCGCGACGCCCGCCCACGGTGACGGCGGATCAGCCTTGCACGCTCGCCTCGTGGTGCCCGAGGGTGGCACCCACGACCTCGTCGTGGAGATCTCCGACCAGCCCGCCGAAGGTCGCCTCCCGAATCCCGACATGTTGTGGGAGTCCACGGAAAACAGTTGGCGGCGTGCAGTTCCCGCGATGCACGCCAGCAACGCGCGACGCGACGCCCGCCATGCCTACGCTGTTCTGCGCGGGCTGACCACCCCCGCTGGAGGGATGGTTGCGGCGGCCACGACGAGCCTGCCCGAACGTGCTGAGCAGGGCCGCAACTATGACTACCGCTACGTCTGGATCCGCGACCAGTGTTATGCCGGGCAAGCAGTCGCAGTCGACGGCCCTCACCCGCTCATGGACGACGCCGTCGCTTTCGTCACCGACCGGCTGCTGGCCGACGGCCCCCAGCTGCGCCCGGCCTACACCATCGATGGTGGTGTTGTCCCGAACCAGCGCTCTCTGCACCTGCCCGGTTATCCCGGCGGCAGTGACATTCTCGGCAACCACGCCAACTGTCAGTTCCAACTCGATGCGTTGGGGGAGGCCCTGCTGCTGTTCGCCGCCGCCGCCCGTCACGATCACCTGCACACCGATGCTTACAACGCCACTGTCGCGGCGGTCGGCGCGATCGCCCAACGCTGGCAGCAACCTGATGCCGGGATCTGGGAACTCGACAACCGACATTGGACGCATTCTCGACTGATCTGCGTCGCTGGTTTGCGCGCCATCGCCGGCCAGGTCGGCGGTCGCGATGGAGGCCGATGGAGTGGTCTGGCCGACGCCATCCTGGCCAGCACCGATGACTGCGTGCATCCGAGCGGGCGCTGGCAACGCGCACCGGACGACTCCCGCATGGATGCCGCACTGCTCACACCCGCATTGCGCGGGGCGCTGCCGGCCCGCGACCCGCGCAGCCTCGCCACCGTGGCTGCGTTGAGTGCCGATCTCGTCGATGACCAATTCGTCTACCGATTCCGCCACGACGACCGTCCGCTGGCCGCTGCTGAGGGCGCCTTCCTGCTGTGTGGGTTCTGGGCGGCGCTGGCGCACCACCAGCTCGGCGATGAAGTAACTGCGATGCGTTACTTCGAACGCAACCGGGCAGCCTGCGGACCACCAGGACTGCTGTGCGAGGAGTACGACGTCGAACAGCGCCAGTTGCGCGGGAATCTCCCACAAGCCTTCGTCCACGCCCTGTTGCTGGAAACCTCTCTGACGCTGGGCCATCCGTCCGGTGGGCAAGTGTCGGGCGAGGATTCCGGTCACCCCATCCAAGCCCTCAAGGAGTCACTATGA
- a CDS encoding nitroreductase family deazaflavin-dependent oxidoreductase, producing the protein MVKHLDPSAGVSRLLLRIPVYLYRIGCGWLFADRLLLLHHVGRITGRPRRTVLEVVDHDRTTGSYVVASGWGTGAAWYRNVIAAPEVSIQVGRRTFPVIAAALSESDGAEVFARYAARHRTLARYVLPHLLGLPVDGSDTDFRALGRRLPFIQFVPRGSRPNGQGDRDDPHDSSSAVDEKSTG; encoded by the coding sequence ATGGTGAAACACCTCGATCCCTCCGCCGGGGTGAGCCGGCTGCTGCTGCGAATACCGGTTTATCTCTACCGGATTGGCTGCGGGTGGCTTTTCGCCGATCGGCTACTGCTTCTCCATCACGTCGGCCGTATCACCGGTAGGCCGCGCCGGACGGTGCTCGAAGTAGTCGACCACGATCGCACAACGGGAAGCTACGTCGTTGCTTCCGGGTGGGGAACCGGCGCGGCCTGGTACCGCAACGTCATTGCTGCTCCTGAGGTCAGTATCCAAGTCGGCAGACGAACATTCCCGGTGATCGCAGCAGCGTTGTCGGAGTCTGACGGTGCCGAAGTCTTCGCCCGCTACGCGGCTCGACACCGCACGTTGGCACGCTATGTGCTTCCGCATCTGTTGGGACTGCCGGTCGACGGATCCGACACCGACTTCCGCGCACTCGGGCGCCGCTTGCCCTTCATCCAATTCGTACCGCGCGGTTCGCGGCCCAACGGGCAAGGGGACAGGGACGACCCGCATGACAGTAGTTCGGCAGTCGACGAAAAGAGCACGGGATGA
- a CDS encoding SDR family oxidoreductase — MTTSSPRTIVITGASAGIGRAAAQAFGRRGDRVVLLARGEAGLAAAAAEVEAAGGSALPIPTDVADAAAVDAAATRAEETFGPIDVWVNDAFTSVFAPFADISPEEFRRVTEVSYLGFVYGTMAALARMRTRGRGTIVQVGSALGVRAIPLQSAYCGAKHAINGFTESLRTELLHDHSDIHVTVVQMPALNTPQFSWVLSRLPRHPQPVPPIYQPEVAARAIVYAADHPRRKTYWVGASTAATIVGQHAVPALLDRYLAKTGFSSQQTGEAVGPDRPNNLWEPLDGVDGKDYGAHGIFDDRAWARSPQRWLAENARGWSLAAAGAALIACGAAAARYR, encoded by the coding sequence ATGACCACATCTTCGCCCCGCACGATCGTCATCACCGGAGCCAGTGCCGGCATCGGACGCGCCGCCGCGCAGGCTTTCGGCCGCCGCGGTGACCGCGTCGTACTCCTGGCCCGCGGAGAAGCCGGCTTGGCGGCGGCGGCCGCCGAGGTCGAGGCCGCAGGAGGCAGCGCCTTGCCGATTCCCACCGACGTCGCCGACGCCGCCGCGGTCGACGCGGCGGCCACGAGAGCCGAGGAGACCTTCGGGCCGATCGATGTCTGGGTCAACGATGCCTTCACCTCGGTCTTTGCTCCGTTCGCCGACATCAGTCCCGAGGAGTTCCGCCGTGTCACCGAAGTCAGCTATCTAGGGTTCGTCTACGGCACGATGGCTGCGCTGGCCCGGATGCGCACGCGTGGCCGGGGCACCATCGTGCAGGTCGGCTCCGCCCTTGGCGTGCGGGCGATTCCCTTACAGTCGGCGTACTGCGGCGCCAAACACGCGATCAACGGGTTCACCGAATCACTGCGCACCGAGCTGCTGCATGATCACAGCGACATCCACGTCACCGTCGTTCAGATGCCCGCGCTGAACACTCCTCAATTCTCCTGGGTGCTGTCCCGGCTGCCGCGACACCCGCAGCCGGTGCCGCCGATCTATCAACCGGAGGTGGCAGCCCGGGCGATTGTCTACGCCGCCGACCACCCGCGTCGCAAGACCTACTGGGTCGGCGCGAGCACCGCGGCCACCATCGTGGGTCAACATGCGGTTCCGGCGTTGCTGGATCGCTATCTCGCCAAGACCGGCTTCTCCTCACAACAGACCGGGGAAGCCGTCGGCCCGGACCGGCCCAACAACCTCTGGGAGCCCCTCGACGGCGTGGACGGCAAAGACTATGGCGCCCATGGGATCTTCGACGACCGTGCGTGGGCGCGGTCACCACAGCGCTGGCTGGCCGAGAACGCCCGCGGGTGGTCGCTGGCCGCCGCCGGCGCGGCATTGATCGCCTGCGGGGCCGCTGCCGCGCGCTACCGCTGA
- a CDS encoding MarR family winged helix-turn-helix transcriptional regulator, with protein MEPSGHTRTSRDYVGGTGRYADQLEHATRGLFALNLVVLEESVKRIGMAPLRALQSLQRLGPSLVTEMGVDLGLAPSSASRLSDRLADAGLISRGVAPHNRRATLLELTPAGQAILDDLSHHRMTLFENVTEAMDPDDRAALLRGTAAFTAAYRQLAAQHRDDHPADQEHHGDDGSTT; from the coding sequence ATGGAACCTTCCGGCCACACCCGGACGAGCCGCGATTACGTGGGTGGCACCGGCAGGTATGCCGATCAGCTCGAACACGCCACCCGCGGACTGTTCGCGCTCAACCTGGTCGTTCTCGAGGAGTCGGTCAAACGCATCGGTATGGCTCCATTGCGCGCTCTCCAATCGCTTCAGCGACTGGGCCCCAGCCTGGTCACCGAAATGGGCGTTGACCTCGGGCTCGCGCCATCGAGTGCAAGCCGCCTCAGTGACCGACTGGCCGACGCAGGGCTGATCAGTCGCGGTGTGGCGCCACACAATCGGCGGGCCACGCTGCTGGAACTCACCCCCGCGGGCCAAGCCATCCTCGACGACCTGAGCCACCACCGCATGACGCTGTTCGAGAACGTCACCGAAGCAATGGATCCCGATGACCGCGCTGCGCTGCTGCGCGGCACCGCGGCCTTCACCGCCGCCTACCGGCAACTCGCCGCACAACATCGTGACGACCACCCCGCCGACCAGGAGCACCACGGTGACGACGGGTCGACAACCTGA
- a CDS encoding thiamine pyrophosphate-requiring protein, which translates to MKDTVADVLLARLREWGVRQVFGFPGDGINGLLAAWQRAGDDPQFVQARHEEMAAFEAVGFAKFSGRCAVCVATSGPGAVHLLNGLYDAKLDHVPVVAIVGQTERSAMGGSYQQEIDLLSLFKDVCSDYVQMCTVPQQLPNLIDRAIRVAVSESAPTAIIVPSDVFELTYEPPGHAFKQVPSSLGLSRARVTPDDTAVRKTAELLNAGQKVALLVGQGARGCEDELAQVADLLGAGAAKALLGKDVLPDDLPWVTGSIGLLGTTASWHLMMGCDTLLTVGSNFPYTQFLPKLDQARAVQIDRSGKWIGMRYPYEINLVGDAKATLQALIPLLHRKTDRSWRDKIEKWVHSWWTTVQRTAMTDADPINPMRLFWELSQRMPADAIIAADSGSSANWYARHLKFPAGVRGSLSGTLATMGPGVPYVIGAKWAHPDRPAIAFVGDGAMQMNGLAELITIARYWQQWADPRLIIAVLHNNDLNQVTWEMRAMEESPKFEASQSLPDVDYAGFARSLGLNGENLDDPNALSGAWARALGADRPTVLDVRCDPDVPPIPPHATFEQATSLAKAVLGGDDDSAGFIKQGVKQKVQQYFPKEKADK; encoded by the coding sequence ATGAAAGACACCGTTGCGGACGTACTGTTGGCCCGGTTGCGGGAGTGGGGAGTGCGACAGGTCTTCGGATTTCCCGGCGATGGCATCAACGGGTTGCTGGCGGCCTGGCAGCGGGCCGGCGACGATCCGCAGTTCGTTCAAGCCCGCCATGAAGAGATGGCAGCTTTCGAGGCCGTCGGATTCGCGAAGTTCTCCGGACGGTGCGCAGTGTGCGTGGCCACCAGCGGCCCCGGTGCGGTGCACCTGCTCAATGGTTTGTATGACGCCAAACTCGACCACGTTCCAGTGGTGGCGATCGTGGGGCAAACGGAGCGCTCGGCAATGGGTGGCTCGTATCAGCAGGAGATCGATCTGCTCAGCTTGTTCAAGGACGTCTGCAGCGACTACGTGCAAATGTGCACCGTCCCTCAGCAATTGCCCAACCTGATCGACCGAGCGATCCGGGTTGCAGTCAGCGAATCCGCGCCGACGGCTATCATCGTGCCGTCAGATGTCTTCGAGTTGACATACGAGCCTCCTGGGCACGCGTTCAAGCAGGTACCGTCCAGCCTCGGACTGAGTCGGGCGCGCGTGACGCCTGACGACACCGCCGTTCGCAAGACGGCTGAGCTGCTCAATGCCGGGCAGAAAGTCGCGCTACTGGTAGGTCAGGGAGCGCGCGGCTGCGAGGACGAGTTGGCTCAGGTGGCCGACCTACTCGGTGCCGGTGCGGCAAAAGCTCTGCTGGGCAAGGACGTTCTACCTGACGACCTACCCTGGGTGACCGGTTCGATCGGCTTGCTGGGCACAACCGCGAGCTGGCATCTGATGATGGGCTGCGACACGCTGCTCACTGTCGGCTCCAACTTTCCCTACACCCAATTCTTGCCCAAACTCGACCAGGCCCGCGCGGTGCAGATCGACCGCTCCGGCAAGTGGATCGGCATGCGATATCCGTACGAGATCAATCTGGTCGGGGACGCCAAAGCCACCTTGCAAGCGTTGATTCCACTGCTGCACCGAAAGACTGACCGTTCCTGGCGGGACAAGATCGAAAAGTGGGTCCACAGCTGGTGGACGACGGTGCAACGCACCGCGATGACCGACGCCGATCCGATCAACCCGATGCGATTGTTTTGGGAGCTGTCCCAGCGCATGCCTGCTGATGCCATCATTGCCGCGGATTCCGGCTCGTCGGCCAACTGGTATGCCCGGCACCTGAAGTTCCCCGCCGGAGTCCGCGGCTCACTTTCCGGAACGCTGGCCACGATGGGGCCCGGGGTTCCCTATGTGATCGGCGCCAAGTGGGCGCACCCGGACCGTCCGGCCATCGCCTTTGTCGGAGACGGAGCGATGCAGATGAACGGGCTGGCCGAGTTGATCACCATCGCCCGGTACTGGCAGCAGTGGGCCGACCCCCGTCTGATCATCGCCGTACTGCACAACAACGATCTCAATCAGGTCACCTGGGAAATGCGGGCCATGGAGGAATCGCCCAAATTCGAAGCGTCGCAGTCGCTTCCCGATGTCGACTATGCCGGTTTCGCTCGCAGCCTGGGTCTCAACGGGGAAAACCTCGACGACCCGAACGCCCTGAGTGGTGCGTGGGCGCGAGCGCTGGGCGCAGACCGCCCCACCGTGCTCGATGTGCGCTGCGACCCTGATGTGCCGCCCATCCCGCCGCACGCCACCTTCGAGCAGGCGACGTCGTTGGCCAAAGCCGTGCTCGGCGGTGACGACGACTCCGCCGGCTTCATCAAGCAGGGCGTCAAACAAAAAGTTCAACAGTACTTCCCAAAAGAAAAGGCCGACAAGTGA
- a CDS encoding enolase C-terminal domain-like protein: MTSTARVEDLRVATYTVPTDGPEADGTLTWDTTTAVVVHVQADGTSGMGWTYSSPAAGTVVIEHLAEVLTGRDPFDITGAWEAMRRSCRNYGTRGLVMQAISAVDIALWDLKAKLLHQPLSEILGQSRCAVKIYGSGGFTNLDDARLARQIESWQAAGCTAMKIKIGQDWGGDLNRDLARVRRLRLLAGDDVELMVDANGAYTPGQARRIGAALDDLGVVWFEEPVSSDDTEGLSEVRRALRCDVAAGEYVADLYDARRLLPVVDCLQLDVTRCGGYTGWRAAASLAAARNRQVSAHCAPALHVPVAAAVPNFRHLEYFVDHARLEAEVFNDAPTPRDGHLHLPHDRPGHGVSIAEDAERYRHT, encoded by the coding sequence ATGACCTCAACCGCACGAGTTGAGGACCTACGGGTGGCCACCTACACCGTGCCCACCGACGGACCCGAAGCTGACGGCACCCTGACCTGGGATACCACCACCGCAGTGGTGGTCCACGTGCAGGCCGACGGAACCTCGGGCATGGGGTGGACCTACAGCTCGCCTGCCGCGGGCACCGTTGTCATCGAACACCTCGCCGAGGTGCTCACCGGCCGAGACCCGTTCGATATCACCGGCGCCTGGGAAGCGATGCGCCGCAGCTGCCGCAACTACGGCACCCGCGGGCTCGTGATGCAGGCAATCTCGGCGGTCGACATCGCATTATGGGACCTCAAAGCAAAACTGCTTCACCAGCCGTTGTCAGAGATTCTTGGTCAAAGCCGCTGCGCTGTGAAGATTTACGGCTCCGGGGGTTTCACTAACCTCGACGATGCCCGGCTCGCTCGACAGATCGAATCGTGGCAGGCCGCGGGGTGCACGGCGATGAAGATCAAGATAGGACAGGATTGGGGTGGCGACCTCAACCGCGACCTGGCCCGCGTTCGCCGGTTGCGGCTGCTGGCAGGTGACGATGTCGAGCTGATGGTCGATGCGAACGGCGCGTACACCCCGGGCCAGGCCCGGCGGATCGGCGCGGCGCTCGACGACCTCGGCGTGGTCTGGTTCGAAGAACCCGTGAGCAGCGATGACACCGAAGGTCTCAGCGAGGTGCGACGCGCACTGCGCTGTGATGTGGCGGCAGGGGAGTACGTCGCCGATCTCTATGACGCGCGGCGCCTGCTTCCGGTGGTCGACTGTTTGCAACTCGATGTCACTCGTTGCGGTGGTTACACCGGCTGGCGTGCGGCAGCATCGCTGGCCGCCGCTCGCAACCGGCAGGTCTCCGCGCACTGCGCACCTGCCTTGCACGTCCCGGTGGCCGCCGCGGTCCCCAATTTCCGCCACCTCGAATACTTCGTCGATCACGCCCGCCTCGAGGCGGAAGTGTTCAACGACGCACCCACCCCCCGAGACGGTCACCTCCACCTGCCGCACGACCGCCCGGGCCACGGCGTGTCCATCGCCGAGGACGCCGAACGATACCGACACACCTGA
- a CDS encoding GMC family oxidoreductase, with amino-acid sequence MRRYGHDDVVDLVIIGAGAGGATLAQRLARAGWSIVVLDAGPFWDPDTDWVSDERGSHGLYWTDPRQIGGSDPVPLGSNNSGRGVGGSMVHYAGYTPRFHPSDFHTHTVDGVGADWPIAYQDLRHYYEQIEAELPVAGQNWPWGDPHSYPHSPHPVSGNGLTALRGAEAMGIDMRVGPVAIPNGRFGNRPHCIYRGFCIQGCKVNAKASPLITHIPDALAHGAEVRPDSHVSCILVDERTGAATGVTYFHAGRLHRQRAHAVAVAGYSIETPRLLLLSATEAHPDGLGNDYGQVGRYLMVQGAPQVAGRFDDDIRMYKGPPPEVSTEQFYETDPTKPYRRGFSIQTVSPLPITWAEHVAAQGHWGQTLREYMRDYVHWATLGALCELLPQSGNRVTLADETDRHGLPVAHFAYSQCDNDRQLIRAATDVMSDLLRAAGAQEVITIERYAHLVGGARMAQRPQDGVIDAEHRVFGVDRVYVVDGSVMPTQGAANPALTIMALAARAADLLAVHAKSS; translated from the coding sequence ATGCGCCGCTACGGGCACGACGACGTGGTCGACCTCGTCATCATCGGCGCGGGCGCCGGCGGTGCCACGTTGGCGCAGCGGTTAGCCCGTGCCGGATGGTCGATAGTGGTTCTCGACGCCGGACCGTTCTGGGACCCCGACACCGACTGGGTGAGCGACGAGCGGGGCTCGCACGGCCTGTACTGGACCGACCCACGGCAGATCGGCGGTTCGGATCCGGTTCCCCTGGGCTCCAACAACTCCGGGCGTGGTGTCGGTGGATCGATGGTCCATTACGCTGGCTACACGCCGCGGTTTCACCCTTCGGACTTCCACACGCACACCGTCGACGGAGTCGGTGCCGACTGGCCGATCGCCTACCAGGACCTGCGGCACTATTACGAGCAGATCGAAGCTGAGCTTCCGGTAGCCGGCCAGAACTGGCCCTGGGGCGATCCGCATTCATACCCGCACAGTCCCCACCCGGTCAGCGGCAACGGCCTCACCGCTTTGCGGGGGGCCGAGGCCATGGGCATCGACATGCGCGTCGGGCCGGTCGCGATACCCAACGGCCGCTTCGGCAACCGGCCGCATTGCATCTACCGAGGTTTCTGCATCCAGGGCTGCAAGGTGAACGCCAAGGCCAGCCCGTTGATCACCCACATACCCGACGCGCTGGCTCATGGCGCCGAGGTCCGGCCCGACAGTCATGTCAGCTGCATCCTGGTCGACGAACGCACCGGCGCCGCAACCGGTGTCACGTATTTCCACGCCGGCAGGTTGCACCGCCAACGCGCACACGCGGTGGCCGTAGCCGGCTACTCCATCGAAACCCCCCGTCTGCTGCTGCTTTCGGCAACCGAGGCGCACCCCGATGGATTGGGCAACGACTACGGCCAGGTAGGCCGTTACCTCATGGTGCAAGGAGCGCCCCAGGTGGCCGGCCGCTTCGACGACGACATCCGGATGTACAAGGGGCCACCGCCGGAAGTCAGCACCGAGCAGTTCTACGAAACCGATCCGACCAAGCCGTACCGACGCGGCTTCTCCATCCAAACAGTCAGCCCACTGCCGATCACCTGGGCAGAACATGTTGCCGCACAGGGCCATTGGGGGCAGACGTTGCGCGAATATATGCGCGACTACGTCCACTGGGCCACTCTCGGTGCGCTGTGCGAGCTACTGCCACAGTCCGGCAACCGCGTCACCTTGGCCGACGAGACCGACCGGCACGGTCTGCCGGTCGCACACTTCGCCTACAGCCAGTGCGACAACGACCGACAGCTCATTCGCGCCGCCACTGACGTCATGTCCGACCTGCTGCGCGCAGCCGGCGCACAGGAAGTCATCACCATTGAGCGCTATGCCCATCTCGTCGGCGGTGCCCGGATGGCACAGCGCCCGCAGGACGGGGTGATCGACGCCGAGCACCGTGTCTTCGGTGTGGACCGCGTCTACGTCGTCGACGGCAGTGTCATGCCGACCCAGGGGGCGGCCAACCCGGCGCTGACGATCATGGCACTGGCGGCGCGCGCTGCCGATCTGCTTGCCGTTCATGCCAAATCGTCATGA
- a CDS encoding glycosyltransferase, with amino-acid sequence MKAAVVSAHASPLADTTAPCTDARSRYVAQMSAAVARRGHEVTVYTRRSDPDSPDRVATAHGYTVVHVDVGPPEPVPEAQITEFLGEFGHSLAVQWAEFAPDVAHAHFWTSGVATELATLSSGIPTVQTFHELGAVKERQLGRREAGRDARAKLERLVARHASWVVATCTEEVQELVRFGVSRSRLSVVPCGVDADEFCAHGTCVEQGGRPRIVAAATSLADRGFDTIILALRHIPQAELIIVGGPDPGHLSGSAEVRRLAELASELGVADRVVFTGAIPHSSMPQMLRSADVVISAPWYEGFGTVPLEAMACGIPVIASAVGGTLDTVVDDVTGRLVPPRNPRAIAAAALPILDDAFLRRSLGLAGRDRVCARYTWDRIAEEMLRTYRKATETRGEHDSNRTPGVDSAISRRGS; translated from the coding sequence ATGAAAGCAGCAGTAGTGTCCGCACATGCCAGCCCGCTGGCGGATACCACCGCCCCATGCACGGACGCTCGAAGTCGCTATGTCGCACAGATGTCCGCCGCGGTGGCACGGCGAGGCCACGAGGTCACGGTCTACACGCGGCGAAGCGACCCGGACAGCCCGGATCGCGTCGCGACTGCGCACGGGTATACCGTAGTGCACGTGGATGTCGGCCCCCCCGAGCCGGTACCCGAAGCCCAAATCACAGAATTCCTCGGCGAATTCGGCCATTCTCTGGCAGTCCAGTGGGCCGAATTCGCACCAGACGTGGCGCACGCGCACTTCTGGACATCCGGTGTTGCAACGGAATTGGCGACCCTCAGCAGCGGGATTCCGACGGTGCAGACCTTCCACGAGCTGGGTGCTGTCAAAGAGAGACAGCTTGGTCGACGGGAAGCCGGCCGTGACGCACGCGCGAAGCTCGAGAGACTGGTCGCCCGGCATGCATCGTGGGTTGTCGCGACGTGCACCGAAGAGGTACAGGAGCTGGTCCGGTTCGGCGTTTCCCGCTCGCGCCTGTCGGTGGTGCCGTGTGGCGTCGATGCAGACGAGTTCTGCGCTCACGGTACGTGCGTCGAGCAGGGCGGGCGCCCACGTATTGTCGCGGCGGCTACGTCATTGGCCGACAGGGGATTTGACACAATAATCCTGGCTCTCCGGCACATCCCGCAGGCGGAGCTGATCATTGTTGGTGGCCCGGACCCCGGGCATCTGAGCGGCAGTGCCGAAGTACGACGGCTCGCAGAGCTCGCTTCCGAGCTGGGTGTCGCCGACCGGGTGGTATTCACCGGGGCGATCCCGCACAGCAGCATGCCGCAAATGCTCCGCTCTGCCGACGTCGTGATCTCCGCACCGTGGTACGAGGGCTTCGGAACAGTTCCCCTGGAGGCAATGGCGTGCGGGATTCCCGTGATCGCATCGGCGGTGGGTGGCACGCTGGACACGGTCGTCGACGACGTGACCGGCCGGCTGGTGCCGCCACGCAACCCCCGCGCCATCGCTGCGGCCGCCTTACCGATCCTGGACGATGCGTTCCTACGGCGCAGCCTAGGACTCGCCGGACGGGATCGTGTCTGCGCGCGATACACCTGGGACCGGATCGCCGAGGAGATGCTGCGTACATACCGCAAGGCGACCGAAACGCGCGGTGAGCACGACAGTAACCGCACGCCCGGGGTGGATTCGGCGATCTCACGGAGAGGGTCGTGA
- a CDS encoding gluconate 2-dehydrogenase subunit 3 family protein produces the protein MPIRRSHQRAITPQNRGRFPGFDVLALADQWDEVTARVVLARLAVPTALAFFTAQEISVAEPMLDLLLAQDHDPRVPVLALIDQRLAAGETDGWHYDDLPEDGQAWRGSLAALDADAHCRYDRGYADLQRSAQARLLQDVQDLADRGQTWHDWSATHVWSLWTRYACTAFYSHPWAWNEMGFPGPAYPRGYLNPGINAREGFEVTDHDDVDPVPFAQRVERARRADDDLPARTADG, from the coding sequence ATGCCGATCCGTCGTTCCCACCAGCGGGCCATCACACCGCAGAACAGGGGTCGATTCCCTGGCTTCGATGTGTTGGCCCTGGCCGATCAGTGGGACGAGGTGACCGCACGGGTGGTCCTGGCCCGGCTGGCGGTGCCTACGGCACTGGCATTCTTCACCGCCCAGGAAATCAGCGTGGCTGAGCCCATGCTCGATCTGCTACTTGCGCAAGACCACGATCCGCGAGTGCCGGTCCTGGCGCTGATCGACCAACGACTGGCGGCCGGCGAGACTGACGGCTGGCACTACGACGACCTTCCGGAGGACGGTCAGGCCTGGCGCGGGTCGCTCGCGGCCTTGGATGCCGACGCCCACTGTCGCTACGACCGCGGCTACGCCGATCTGCAACGCTCCGCACAGGCGCGTCTACTCCAGGATGTCCAAGACCTCGCCGATCGCGGCCAGACTTGGCACGACTGGTCGGCCACCCACGTGTGGAGCCTGTGGACGCGCTACGCGTGCACCGCGTTCTACTCCCATCCGTGGGCGTGGAATGAGATGGGCTTCCCCGGCCCCGCCTACCCGCGCGGCTACCTCAATCCCGGTATCAATGCTCGCGAAGGCTTTGAGGTCACAGACCACGACGACGTCGACCCCGTCCCCTTCGCGCAACGCGTGGAACGCGCCCGGCGCGCGGACGACGACCTGCCCGCCAGGACTGCCGATGGCTAG